In the Larus michahellis chromosome 6, bLarMic1.1, whole genome shotgun sequence genome, one interval contains:
- the KCNK18 gene encoding potassium channel subfamily K member 18, with protein MASTAQPLRGKRACKKIFWAVFPHACFILSLVIYAFLGALMFSHIEGNRKVNLSEEYRKFLQSLWHISRNLSDNMTENEEIFKDKIHKLLNTAERDWFVNPKDIWTFFGSLFFCCTVFTTVGYGNTYPVTRTGKYLCMLYALFGIPLMFLVLTDMGDILATVLSKSYNEFKKLQSKILASKLCSGSTCNKGNELKSRAQTKVVINEPLTIMELIKSQAGVKRKQIKYRNAEIFEMLIARENEHTKPERSKSIERWSSCPELARGKTMCRVIENFDKIGKQLEKFDVPIVLMVLVIFVYISCAAAILPNWETRLDFQEAFYFCFITLTTIGFGDTQLEHPKFFLFFSLYIIIGMEIVFIAFKLGQDRLIGLYKKVISFCGEKKMPSKKVYPK; from the exons ATGGCATCAACAGCACAGCCTCTGCGAGGTAAAAGGgcatgtaaaaaaatattttgggcagTGTTTCCTCATGCCTGCTTCATTCTGTCTCTTGTGATCTATGCTTTTCTTGGGGCTCTCATGTTTTCCCACATTGAAGGTAACCGGAAGGTCAATTTAAGTGAAGAATATAGAAAATTTCTGCAGAGTCTGTGGCACATCTCCAGAAATTTATCAG ATAACATGACAGAAAATGAGGAGATATTTAAGGATAAAATCCATAAACTGCTCAACACGGCTGAACGGGACTGGTTTGTCAATCCAAAAGATATATGGACTTTCTTTggctctctctttttctgctgcacAGTATTCACAACCGTGG GTTATGGTAATACCTACCCTGTGACACGGACCGGAAAATATCTCTGTATGTTGTATGCTTTATTTGGCATCCCTCTGATGTTCTTGGTCCTGACAGACATGGGAGACATCCTTGCGACTGTCTTATCCAAGTCTTACAATGAATTCAAAAAACTACAGTCAAAAATTCTAGCCTCTAAACTCTGCTCTGGATCCACATGTAACAAAGGGAATGAACTGAAATCCAGAGCACAGACTAAAGTAGTCATCAATGAGCCCTTGACTATTATGGAATTGATAAAAAGTCAGGCAGGTGTTAAAAGGAAGCAGATCAAATACCGCAATGCCGAAATTTTTGAGATGTTAATTGCCAGAGAAAAtgaacacacaaaaccagaaagaagtaAAAGTATTGAGAGATGGAGTTCATGTCCTGAACTTGCCAGGGGAAAGACAATGTGTAGAGTAATTGAGAATTTTGACAAAATTGGGAAACAGTTAGAAAAATTTGATGTGCCCATTGTGTTAATGGTGCTAGTTATCTTTGTGTACATCTCCTGTGCAGCTGCTATTCTTCCAAACTGGGAAACCAGGTTGGATTTTCAGGaagccttttatttctgctttatcaCCCTGACAACTATTGGATTTGGAGATACGCAACTGGAACACCCcaagtttttcttgtttttttccctctatatTATTATTGGCATGGAAATTGTCTTCATTGCTTTTAAGCTGGGCCAGGACCGCTTAATCGGTTTGTATAAAAAGGTGATTTCGttttgtggggagaaaaagatGCCATCAAAGAAGGTATATCCAAAATAA